A genomic window from Cryobacterium sp. SO2 includes:
- a CDS encoding primosomal protein yields the protein MTPTERNGNDARDNGSGDRRTGGYQGGRGGSDRPRQDGARPPYRGNTGGNDRPQRDGERPPYRGNSDRLQRDGDRPAYRGNSDRPQGGERAPYRGNSDRPSYNSDRPAQGGERPPYRGNGDRPAQGGERPPYRGNSDRPQRDGDRPAYRGNSDRPQGGERAPYRGNSDRPAYKGNSDRPSYNSDRPQRDGERPPYRGNSDRPAQGGERAPYRGNSDRPAYKGNSDRPQRDGDRPPYRGNSDRPAYNSDRPARDGDRPPYRGNSDRPAYNSDRPAYKGNSDRPQRDGDRPAYKGNSDRPAYNSDRPAYKGNSDRPAYKGNSDRPQRDGDRPAYKGNSDRPAYKGNSDRPQRDGDRPAYKGNSDRPSYKGNSDRPQRDTENKPWLKDSARGGSPTRAGAPRDAGKKLWTRDGAPARNDRDARVVEEEMTEEQRMQRELRSVRPRHDDPELPDDITSEDLDRIARNELKTLTKDNAEAVGRHLAMAARVIDEDPELAHRHVMSAARRAGRIAVVRESLAITAYATGDFALALRELRTYRRISGSNAQLPLMVDSERGVGRPDRALELGRSVDRSTLPAGVQVALAIAMSGARLDLGETEAALNELEIAQLDPKTAFSYSSELFAAYAEVLEELGRTDEAELWNDRASRADAALNGDVDETIEIVELDDEEFDEDEDESDEDEEESEADDADVPDELETADDTITITETEDTASADDESTDGAEGVDEDPETTPVD from the coding sequence GTGACCCCCACGGAACGCAACGGGAACGACGCACGCGACAACGGAAGCGGCGATCGTCGAACCGGCGGCTACCAGGGAGGTCGCGGCGGGTCGGACCGGCCCCGCCAGGACGGCGCACGACCGCCGTACCGTGGCAACACCGGCGGCAACGACCGTCCCCAGCGCGATGGGGAGCGTCCTCCTTACCGTGGCAACAGCGACCGTCTGCAGCGCGATGGCGACCGTCCCGCGTACCGTGGCAACTCCGACCGTCCGCAGGGCGGGGAGCGCGCGCCGTACCGTGGCAACAGCGACCGCCCGTCTTACAACTCCGACCGTCCGGCGCAGGGCGGCGAGCGTCCGCCCTACCGGGGCAACGGCGACCGTCCGGCGCAGGGCGGCGAGCGTCCGCCCTACCGTGGCAACAGCGACCGTCCGCAGCGCGATGGCGATCGTCCCGCGTACCGCGGCAACTCCGACCGTCCGCAGGGCGGGGAGCGCGCACCGTACCGGGGTAACTCCGACCGTCCTGCCTACAAGGGCAACAGCGACCGTCCGTCCTACAACTCCGACCGTCCGCAGCGCGATGGCGAGCGTCCTCCGTACCGGGGCAACTCCGACCGTCCGGCGCAGGGCGGCGAGCGAGCTCCGTACCGTGGCAACAGCGACCGTCCCGCATACAAGGGCAACTCCGACCGTCCGCAGCGCGATGGCGACCGCCCGCCGTACCGCGGCAACAGCGACCGTCCGGCCTACAACTCCGACCGTCCCGCGCGTGACGGCGACCGCCCGCCGTACCGCGGCAACAGCGACCGCCCGGCCTACAACTCGGACCGCCCCGCCTACAAGGGCAACTCTGACCGTCCCCAGCGCGACGGCGACCGTCCCGCGTACAAGGGCAACAGCGACCGTCCGGCCTACAACTCCGACCGCCCTGCCTACAAGGGCAACTCGGATCGTCCGGCGTACAAGGGCAACTCCGACCGTCCGCAGCGCGACGGCGACCGTCCCGCGTACAAGGGCAACAGCGACCGTCCGGCGTACAAGGGCAACTCTGACCGTCCGCAGCGCGACGGCGACCGTCCCGCGTACAAGGGCAACAGCGACCGCCCCTCGTACAAAGGCAACTCCGACCGTCCCCAGCGCGACACGGAGAACAAGCCGTGGCTGAAGGACAGCGCCCGCGGCGGTTCACCGACCCGCGCCGGCGCTCCGCGCGACGCCGGGAAGAAGCTGTGGACCCGCGACGGCGCCCCGGCCCGTAATGACCGCGACGCCCGCGTCGTGGAAGAGGAGATGACCGAAGAGCAGCGCATGCAGCGCGAGCTGCGTTCGGTGCGCCCGCGTCACGACGACCCCGAGCTGCCCGACGACATCACGTCGGAAGACCTGGACCGCATCGCCCGCAACGAGCTGAAGACCCTCACCAAGGACAACGCCGAGGCCGTGGGCCGCCACCTGGCCATGGCCGCCCGGGTCATCGACGAAGACCCCGAGCTGGCTCACCGCCACGTGATGAGCGCCGCGCGTCGTGCCGGCCGCATCGCCGTGGTGCGCGAGAGCCTCGCCATCACCGCTTACGCCACCGGCGACTTCGCCCTGGCACTGCGGGAACTGCGCACCTACCGCCGTATCTCGGGCTCCAACGCCCAGCTGCCGCTGATGGTGGACAGCGAACGCGGCGTCGGCCGCCCCGACCGCGCCCTCGAGCTCGGCCGTTCGGTGGACCGCTCCACCCTGCCGGCCGGCGTGCAGGTGGCCCTGGCCATCGCCATGTCGGGTGCCCGGCTCGACCTGGGGGAGACCGAGGCCGCGCTCAACGAGCTTGAGATCGCCCAGCTCGACCCCAAGACCGCGTTCTCCTACAGCTCCGAGCTGTTCGCGGCCTACGCCGAGGTGCTCGAGGAACTCGGCCGCACCGACGAAGCCGAGCTCTGGAACGACCGCGCCTCCCGCGCCGACGCCGCCCTGAACGGTGACGTCGACGAGACCATCGAAATCGTCGAACTCGACGACGAAGAGTTCGACGAGGACGAAGACGAGTCCGACGAGGACGAGGAGGAGTCCGAGGCGGACGACGCCGACGTGCCCGACGAACTCGAGACCGCCGACGACACCATCACCATCACCGAGACCGAGGACACCGCTTCAGCCGATGACGAATCCACCGACGGCGCCGAGGGCGTGGACGAAGATCCTGAAACGACGCCCGTTGACTGA
- a CDS encoding HAD-IIA family hydrolase has translation MTNPPTAPRAWTKILKRRPLTEPATPLAGIDVVLADLDGVVYAGPHAIPFAIDGLNKAAESIRVGYITNNASRTDASVAGHLTDLGLTVAPSDVVTSPQAAMRLLVDQVPAGSRIMVVGGDGLVDELQKHGFEVTRSAEDNPAAVVQGFAPDVGWTQLAEACFALNAGVTPDGDYPGIPWIATNTDWTIPQARGIAPGNGTLVSAVHTAVGRLPLVAGKPEIPIFLEAIKRFDATAPLFIGDRLDTDILGANRAGIPSVLVLTGIDKAKQALAAGPEERPTFILEDLRQLHEPYPQTVFSKDKSQATVEGASVRIHGADVEIVNVGDDGINLLRAACAVIWASGRPIYGLNVPESLYLGR, from the coding sequence ATGACGAATCCACCGACGGCGCCGAGGGCGTGGACGAAGATCCTGAAACGACGCCCGTTGACTGAGCCGGCCACGCCCCTGGCCGGCATCGACGTGGTGCTCGCTGACCTCGACGGTGTCGTCTACGCCGGACCGCACGCCATCCCGTTCGCGATCGACGGCCTCAACAAGGCCGCCGAGAGCATCCGGGTGGGCTACATCACCAACAACGCTTCGCGTACGGATGCGTCCGTGGCCGGCCACCTCACCGACCTCGGCCTCACCGTGGCACCGTCCGACGTGGTCACCTCGCCTCAGGCGGCCATGCGGCTGCTCGTGGACCAGGTGCCCGCCGGATCGCGCATCATGGTGGTGGGCGGCGACGGCCTGGTGGACGAACTGCAGAAGCACGGCTTCGAGGTGACCCGGTCCGCCGAGGACAACCCCGCCGCCGTGGTGCAGGGCTTCGCGCCCGACGTGGGCTGGACCCAGCTGGCCGAGGCCTGCTTCGCGCTGAACGCCGGCGTCACGCCGGACGGCGACTACCCCGGCATCCCGTGGATCGCGACGAACACCGACTGGACCATCCCGCAGGCCCGCGGCATCGCGCCGGGCAACGGCACGCTGGTCTCCGCGGTGCACACCGCGGTGGGACGCCTGCCCCTCGTGGCCGGCAAGCCCGAGATCCCGATCTTCCTCGAGGCCATCAAACGCTTCGACGCCACCGCGCCGCTGTTCATCGGCGACCGGCTCGACACCGACATCCTCGGCGCCAACCGCGCCGGGATCCCGTCGGTGCTCGTGCTCACCGGCATCGACAAGGCCAAGCAGGCCCTCGCGGCCGGCCCGGAGGAACGCCCCACGTTCATCCTGGAAGACCTGCGCCAGCTGCACGAACCGTACCCGCAGACCGTGTTCTCCAAGGACAAGTCCCAGGCCACCGTCGAGGGCGCCAGCGTGCGCATCCACGGCGCCGACGTGGAGATCGTGAACGTCGGCGACGACGGAATCAACCTGTTGCGGGCGGCCTGCGCCGTGATCTGGGCATCCGGCCGGCCGATCTATGGGCTGAACGTTCCGGAGAGTCTCTATCTCGGACGGTAG
- a CDS encoding SAM-dependent methyltransferase: protein MTTTSTAQPDPDMGTPQGDTPAPPRSAPQPTSVPIRPPIAPASEPVLSPTGEQRLDSALYERGLVRSRTVAARLISEGLVTVDGSPVVKASAKVRDSQVIAVAPTDHYVSRGAHKLVAALDAFALPITGRTAMDAGASTGGFSQVLLERGVGRIVAVDVGHGQLSPTIKADPRVTLVEGFNLRYATAESIAAASGVPERADLVVGDLSFISLTTVLPALVATAAEGADFVLLIKPQFEVGRGGIREGVVHDAGLRADAVSGVLWAAWDLGLGVNGLIASPIAGAAGNHEYLVWLRHGTGTNPTEWIDRITILVGA, encoded by the coding sequence ATGACCACCACGAGCACGGCACAGCCAGACCCCGACATGGGGACCCCGCAGGGCGACACCCCGGCACCGCCCCGGTCCGCCCCACAGCCCACCAGCGTGCCGATCCGCCCGCCCATCGCGCCCGCTAGCGAACCTGTGCTGTCGCCGACGGGGGAGCAGCGCCTGGACTCCGCGCTCTACGAACGCGGCCTGGTGCGCTCCCGCACCGTCGCCGCCCGGCTCATCTCCGAGGGTCTGGTCACCGTGGACGGCAGCCCCGTCGTGAAGGCCTCCGCCAAGGTGCGTGACAGCCAGGTGATCGCCGTCGCCCCCACCGACCACTACGTCAGCCGCGGCGCGCACAAGCTCGTCGCCGCCCTCGACGCCTTCGCCCTGCCCATCACCGGGCGTACCGCGATGGATGCCGGCGCCTCCACCGGCGGGTTCAGCCAGGTGCTGCTCGAACGCGGTGTCGGCCGGATCGTCGCCGTCGACGTGGGTCACGGCCAGCTGTCGCCGACCATCAAGGCCGACCCCCGGGTGACCCTCGTGGAGGGCTTCAACCTGCGTTACGCCACCGCGGAGTCCATCGCGGCCGCCTCCGGTGTGCCCGAGCGCGCCGACCTCGTCGTGGGCGACCTCTCGTTCATCTCCCTCACCACGGTGCTGCCGGCCCTGGTGGCCACCGCCGCCGAGGGCGCCGACTTCGTGCTGCTGATCAAGCCGCAGTTCGAGGTCGGTCGCGGCGGCATCCGTGAAGGCGTCGTGCACGACGCGGGCCTGCGCGCCGACGCCGTGTCCGGCGTGCTCTGGGCCGCCTGGGACCTGGGTCTCGGCGTGAACGGCCTGATCGCCTCGCCGATCGCCGGAGCGGCAGGCAACCACGAATATCTCGTCTGGCTGCGACATGGAACCGGCACCAATCCGACAGAATGGATCGATCGGATAACCATCCTGGTAGGAGCGTGA
- a CDS encoding NAD kinase produces MTATPRHILVVAHTGRQDSLEAAATVCEQLIAAGAVPVLAADERNDLLASCPQLNGSTAVLGDTVQATDLELVIVLGGDGTILRAAEIVRGCSAPLLGINLGHVGFLAESERDDLGEAVRRALLRDYLVEERMTLSVRVKVDHEVVYETWALNEATVEKANRQRMIEVIIEVDGRPLSAFGCDGVVLSTPTGSTAYSFSAGGPIVWPSLDALLLVPLSAHALFARPLVVGPDSSLAVEVLARGDSSAVLCADGRRVHDLPPGARVIVRRSPVPVRLARLHSGPFTDRLVNKFNLPISGWRGPVGRE; encoded by the coding sequence ATGACCGCAACGCCCCGCCACATCCTCGTCGTCGCCCACACCGGCCGGCAGGATTCGCTCGAAGCCGCAGCCACGGTGTGCGAGCAGCTCATCGCCGCCGGCGCCGTGCCGGTGCTGGCCGCCGACGAGCGCAACGACCTGCTCGCCTCCTGCCCGCAACTGAACGGCAGCACCGCCGTGCTCGGCGACACCGTGCAGGCCACCGACCTCGAACTCGTGATCGTGCTCGGCGGCGACGGCACCATCCTGCGTGCCGCCGAGATCGTGCGCGGCTGCTCCGCCCCGCTGCTGGGCATCAACCTGGGCCACGTCGGCTTCCTCGCCGAAAGCGAACGCGACGACCTCGGCGAGGCCGTGCGCCGCGCCCTGCTGCGCGACTACCTCGTCGAAGAGCGGATGACCCTGTCGGTGCGGGTGAAGGTGGACCACGAAGTGGTCTACGAAACCTGGGCGCTGAACGAAGCCACCGTAGAGAAGGCCAACCGGCAGCGGATGATCGAGGTCATCATCGAGGTCGACGGCCGTCCGCTGTCGGCGTTCGGCTGCGACGGCGTGGTGCTGTCCACCCCCACCGGGTCGACCGCGTACTCGTTCTCCGCCGGCGGACCCATTGTCTGGCCGAGTCTGGACGCCCTGCTGCTCGTGCCGCTGAGCGCGCACGCCCTCTTCGCCCGGCCCCTCGTCGTCGGACCGGACTCCTCGCTGGCCGTGGAAGTTCTCGCCCGCGGCGACAGCTCGGCGGTGCTCTGCGCCGACGGCCGCCGCGTGCACGACCTGCCGCCGGGCGCCCGCGTCATCGTGCGGCGCTCCCCGGTGCCGGTGCGGCTCGCCCGGCTGCACAGCGGCCCGTTCACCGACCGCCTGGTGAACAAGTTCAACCTGCCCATCTCGGGCTGGCGGGGCCCGGTCGGTCGTGAGTGA
- the recN gene encoding DNA repair protein RecN: MIEELVIRDLGVIREATLPLGPGFTAITGETGAGKTMVVTALGLLLGERADPGTVRAGQPQSWVEGRWLIAPDGPVAQRVRDAGGDLDGPELLLSRSVSVEGRSRAVVGGRSAPAGVLGDLGGDLVVVHGQSDQVRLRSASAQRDALDRFAGAELTEVLTDFQHAYHRWHANQSELDLLIAEQDRRAREAEDLRLAIAEIELAAPQRGEDTELTERAERLGNLEELRLAAAQSRELLSAEESTDDAPDVVALLDAARRQLDRAAAHDPALPPLAEALANAGFLVADIAAQLSTYLAGLDADGARELEVVQERRAELSVLSRKFAGGLDEAIDFLDTGSSRLVELDSDSDRIDTLRADTGADRELVQRLADQLTGIRTRAAAELGTAVTTELAALAMANARLVVEIDRLDDVTATGHDVVRILLQPHAGAEPRTLARGASGGELSRVMLAIEVVINATDPVPTFVFDEVDAGVGGAAAIEIGRRLARLAETAQVIVVTHLAQVAAFAGNHLSVVKDSDGSVTASSVRQLTGDDRAAEMARLLSGLPDSSSGLEHARELIELAHSTSSNGEAHTR, encoded by the coding sequence ATGATCGAAGAACTGGTGATCCGCGACCTCGGCGTCATCCGCGAGGCCACCCTGCCGCTCGGCCCCGGCTTCACGGCCATCACCGGCGAAACCGGCGCGGGCAAGACCATGGTCGTCACCGCGCTCGGCCTGCTGCTGGGCGAGCGCGCCGACCCCGGCACCGTGCGGGCCGGCCAGCCGCAGAGCTGGGTGGAGGGCCGCTGGCTGATCGCGCCCGACGGCCCCGTGGCCCAGCGGGTGCGGGACGCCGGGGGAGACCTCGACGGCCCGGAGCTGCTGCTCAGCCGGTCGGTGTCAGTCGAGGGCCGCAGCCGCGCCGTCGTGGGCGGCCGCAGCGCCCCCGCCGGGGTGCTCGGCGACCTCGGCGGCGACCTCGTGGTCGTGCACGGCCAGTCCGACCAAGTGCGGCTCCGCTCCGCCTCCGCGCAGCGCGACGCGCTCGACCGGTTCGCCGGCGCCGAACTCACCGAGGTCCTCACCGACTTCCAGCACGCCTACCACCGCTGGCACGCCAACCAGTCCGAGCTCGACCTGCTCATCGCCGAGCAGGACCGCCGGGCCCGGGAAGCCGAGGACCTGCGCCTCGCGATCGCCGAGATCGAGCTGGCCGCCCCGCAGCGCGGCGAAGACACCGAACTCACCGAACGCGCCGAACGGCTCGGCAACCTCGAAGAACTCCGCCTGGCCGCCGCGCAGAGCCGCGAGTTGCTCTCCGCCGAAGAATCCACCGACGACGCCCCGGATGTCGTGGCCCTGCTCGACGCCGCCCGCCGCCAACTCGACCGGGCCGCGGCGCACGACCCCGCCCTGCCGCCGCTGGCCGAGGCCCTCGCCAACGCCGGGTTCCTCGTGGCCGACATCGCCGCGCAACTCTCCACCTACCTCGCCGGCCTCGACGCCGACGGCGCCCGGGAGCTCGAGGTGGTGCAGGAGCGCCGCGCCGAACTGAGCGTGCTCTCCCGCAAGTTCGCCGGCGGCCTCGACGAGGCCATCGACTTCCTCGACACCGGCAGCAGCCGCCTGGTCGAACTGGACAGCGACTCCGACCGCATCGACACCCTCCGCGCCGACACCGGCGCCGACCGGGAGCTCGTGCAGCGGCTGGCCGACCAGCTCACCGGCATCCGCACCCGCGCCGCCGCCGAACTGGGCACCGCCGTCACCACCGAACTGGCGGCGCTGGCCATGGCCAACGCCCGGCTGGTGGTGGAAATCGACCGGCTCGACGACGTGACGGCCACCGGGCACGACGTGGTGCGCATCCTGCTGCAGCCGCACGCCGGCGCCGAACCGCGCACCCTGGCGCGCGGGGCATCTGGCGGTGAACTCTCCCGGGTGATGCTCGCCATCGAGGTGGTCATCAACGCCACCGACCCCGTTCCCACCTTCGTCTTCGACGAGGTCGACGCCGGCGTGGGCGGAGCGGCCGCCATCGAAATCGGCCGACGACTCGCCCGGCTCGCCGAAACCGCGCAGGTGATCGTGGTCACCCACCTCGCCCAGGTGGCGGCGTTCGCCGGCAACCACCTCAGCGTGGTGAAAGACAGCGACGGGTCGGTCACCGCCAGCAGCGTGCGCCAGCTCACCGGCGACGACAGGGCCGCCGAGATGGCCAGACTGCTCTCCGGCCTGCCCGACTCCAGCAGCGGTCTCGAGCACGCCCGGGAGCTCATCGAACTTGCCCACTCAACCAGCTCCAACGGAGAGGCCCACACTAGGTGA
- a CDS encoding CTP synthase, with amino-acid sequence MNNINADKSDDITKHIFVTGGVVSSLGKGLTAASLGNLLTARGLRVVMQKLDPYLNVDPGTMNPFQHGEVFVTDDGSETDLDIGHYERFLDINLTQAANVTTGQVYSQVIARERRGEYLGDTVQVIPHITDEIKRRMRLQASDEPRPDVIITEVGGTVGDIESQPFIEAARQVRHELGRKNVFFVHVSLVPFMNASGEQKTKPTQHSVAALRSLGIQPDALVLRSDRPVSESNKRKIALMCDVDEDAVVNCKDVPSIYEIPAVLHEQGLDKYITDALNLPVKDVDWTAWQRVLDAVREPKHEVTIGLVGKYIDLPDAYLSVTEALRAGGFAQQTKVKIEWIASDTCETPEGAAAMLSELDGICVPGGFGVRGIEGKLGALKFARENAIPVLGLCLGLQCMVIEYARNKAGLEGASSSEFDPETEFPVIATMEEQVEIIAGGDLGGTMRLGLYPADLASGSIVEELYGAPVASERHRHRYEVNNNYRAQIAEAGLWFSGTSPDGHLVEYVELPRTEHPFYVGTQAHPELRSRPSHAHPLFRGLIGAALDRQQASRLFEVKEDA; translated from the coding sequence GTGAACAATATAAACGCGGACAAATCAGACGACATTACGAAGCACATTTTTGTGACCGGTGGTGTCGTTTCTTCATTGGGTAAAGGCCTGACGGCGGCAAGCCTCGGCAACCTGCTCACTGCTCGCGGACTGCGCGTTGTGATGCAGAAGCTCGACCCCTACCTCAACGTCGATCCCGGAACGATGAACCCGTTCCAGCACGGCGAAGTCTTCGTCACCGACGACGGCTCCGAGACCGACCTCGACATCGGCCACTACGAGCGCTTCCTCGACATCAACCTCACCCAGGCGGCGAACGTCACCACCGGTCAGGTCTACTCGCAGGTGATCGCCCGCGAACGCCGCGGAGAATACCTGGGCGACACCGTGCAGGTCATCCCGCACATCACCGACGAGATCAAGCGACGGATGCGCCTGCAGGCCAGCGATGAGCCGCGCCCCGACGTGATCATCACCGAGGTCGGCGGCACCGTCGGCGACATCGAGTCGCAGCCGTTCATCGAGGCCGCCCGCCAGGTGCGCCACGAACTCGGCCGCAAGAACGTCTTCTTCGTGCACGTGTCCCTGGTGCCGTTCATGAACGCCTCCGGTGAGCAGAAGACCAAGCCCACCCAGCACTCCGTCGCGGCGCTCCGCTCGCTTGGCATTCAGCCGGATGCGCTCGTGCTGCGCAGCGACCGGCCCGTCTCCGAGTCGAACAAGCGCAAGATCGCGCTCATGTGCGACGTGGACGAAGACGCCGTCGTGAACTGCAAAGACGTGCCCAGCATCTACGAGATCCCCGCCGTGCTGCACGAGCAGGGCCTGGACAAGTACATCACCGACGCCCTGAACCTGCCGGTGAAGGACGTGGACTGGACCGCCTGGCAGCGGGTGCTCGACGCCGTGCGCGAACCCAAGCATGAGGTCACCATCGGCCTGGTCGGCAAGTACATCGACCTGCCCGACGCCTACCTCTCGGTGACCGAGGCGCTGCGCGCCGGCGGTTTCGCGCAGCAGACCAAGGTGAAGATCGAGTGGATCGCCTCCGACACCTGCGAGACGCCCGAAGGCGCCGCCGCGATGCTCAGCGAGCTCGACGGCATCTGCGTGCCCGGCGGCTTCGGCGTGCGCGGCATCGAGGGCAAGCTCGGCGCCCTCAAGTTCGCCCGCGAGAACGCCATCCCCGTGCTGGGCCTGTGCCTCGGCCTGCAGTGCATGGTCATCGAATACGCCCGCAACAAGGCCGGTCTCGAGGGCGCCTCGTCCAGCGAGTTCGACCCGGAGACCGAGTTCCCGGTGATCGCGACCATGGAAGAGCAGGTCGAGATCATCGCCGGCGGCGACCTGGGCGGCACCATGCGCCTGGGCCTGTACCCGGCGGACCTCGCTTCCGGTTCGATCGTGGAGGAGCTCTACGGCGCTCCCGTCGCATCCGAGCGTCACCGTCACCGCTACGAGGTGAACAACAACTACCGCGCCCAGATCGCCGAGGCCGGCCTGTGGTTCTCTGGCACCTCGCCCGACGGCCACCTGGTGGAGTACGTGGAGCTGCCCCGCACCGAGCACCCGTTCTACGTGGGCACCCAGGCGCACCCCGAGCTGCGCTCCCGCCCGAGCCACGCGCACCCGCTGTTCCGTGGCCTGATCGGCGCCGCCTTGGACCGTCAGCAGGCCAGCCGCCTGTTCGAGGTGAAGGAAGATGCCTGA